In the genome of Salmo trutta chromosome 18, fSalTru1.1, whole genome shotgun sequence, one region contains:
- the xrcc6 gene encoding X-ray repair cross-complementing protein 5, with product MAQWNDYHHEDEDVDGEERDESEVDYKSTGRDSLVFLVDASKEMFIKGEDEEPSPFDMTMQCVRSVYTSKIISSDKDLVALVFYGTEQSKNPRNSFKHVYIYHDLDSPGARRVQDVDGLRGEKGAQVAGETMGSGNTNLGEALWCCSNLYSDIKLRLSHKRLMIFTCRDTPHGGDSERDRQARTKASDLKETGVVIDLMHLMKTGGFDVSLFFCDVVSPPEDEAELGLQMEPCGKLEDLKKRVRAKEMKKRSVARLNLCLGEGMNVAVGVYITALQARKPNAIKLYRDNNEPVRTKTRLYHTQTGSLLLPSDTKRVQVYAGRQIVMEKDEVDVIKKFSDPGLELIGFKPMERLKLHHHLRSAVFIYPEEELVTGSACVFTALLRRCSVRNVFALCKYTRIRNSPPRFLALVPQREEVDDGQAQIAAPGFHGIFLPYADDIRTLDTPQLPTASEPQVDKMKEIVHKLRFKYRSDAFENPVLQQHYRNLEALALDLMAPEHIEDHTMPNVNMMDQRLGSLAQEFRDLVYPADYNPEGKTGPKRKPAEAAGGAEKKPKLEMSEDELRGHVQKGTLGKLTVPVLKDACKQFGVKVTGTKKQELIDALTAQLTK from the exons ATGGCACAGTGGAACGACTACCACCATGAGGATGAAGATGTGGATGGAGAGGAAAGGGATGAGTCTGAAG TGGACTATAAGAGCACAGGCCGTGACAGCCTGGTGTTTCTGGTGGATGCTTCCAAGGAGATGTTCATCAAGGGGGAGGATGAAGAGCCCTCGCCATTTGACATGACCATGCAG TGTGTCCGCAGTGTCTACACCAGTAAAATAATCAGCAGTGACAAGGACCTGGTGGCTCTAGTGTTCTATGGGACGGAACAGAGCAAGAACCCCAGGAACAGTTTCAAGCATGTCTATATCTACCATGACCTGGACTCACCTG gtGCCCGTCGGGTGCAGGACGTGGACGGGCTGCGTGGGGAGAAGGGTGCCCAGGTGGCAGGAGAGACCATGGGCAGTGGGAATACCAACCTGGGTGAGGCGCTGTGGTGCTGCTCCAACCTCTACAGTGACATCAAGCTTCGGCTCTCCCACAAACGCCTCATGATCTTCACCTGCCGAGACACACCACATGGGGGAGACAGCGAGCGCGACCGCCAGGCCCGCACCAAGGCTAGCGACCTCAAAGAGACCG GTGTGGTGATAGACCTGATGCATCTGATGAAGACAGGTGGGTTCGACGTCTCGCTCTTCTTCTGCGACGTGGTGAGCCCCCCCGAGGACGAGGCTGAGCTGGGCCTGCAGATGGAGCCTTGTGGGAAATTGGAGGACCTCAAGAAGAGGGTCAGAGCCAAGGAGATGAAGAAGAGATCGGTCGCAAG GTTGAATCTGTGTCTGGGGGAAGGGATGAACGTGGCAGTGGGTGTGTACATCACGGCCCTACAGGCCAGGAAGCCTAACGCCATCAAGCTCTACAGAGACAACAACGAGCCCGTCCGCACCAAGACACGCCTCTACCACACACAGACGGGCAGTCTGCTGCTCCCCAGCGACACCAAGAGAGTTCAG GTGTATGCAGGCAGGCAGATAGTGATGGAGAAAGACGAGGTGGATGTGATAAAGAAGTTTTCTGACCCGGGTCTGGAGCTGATTGGGTTCAAGCCCATGGAGCGTCTCAAACTGCACCACCACCTCAGATCTGCTGTCTTCATCTACCCAGAGGAGGAACTGGTCACAG GGAGTGCCTGTGTGTTCACAGCGTTGCTGCGCAGGTGTAGTGTGAGGAACGTGTTCGCTCTGTGTAAATATACACGGATTCGTAACTCTCCCCCGCGCTTCTTAGCGCTGGTGCCCCAAAGAGAGGAGGTGGATGATGGCCAGGCCCAGATTGCGGCTCCAG gCTTCCATGGCATCTTCCTGCCCTACGCGGATGACATCCGTACCCTGGACACTCCTCAGCTCCCCACAGCCTCCGAGCCTCAGGTGGACAAGATGAAGGAGATAGTACACAAGCTGCGCTTCAAATACAG GAGTGATGCGTTTGAGAACCCAGTCCTCCAGCAGCACTACAGGAACCTGGAAGCCTTGGCTTTAGATCTCATGGCCCCGGAGCACATAGAGGATCACACCA tgcCCAATGTGAATATGATGGACCAGCGTCTTGGTTCCCTGGCTCAGGAGTTCAGAGATCTGGTGTACCCTGCTGACTACAACCCAGAGGGCAAGACTGGACCCAAACGCAAACCAG CTGAGGCGGCAGGCGGCGCAGAAAAGAAGCCCAAGTTGGAGATGTCTGAGGACGAGCTGAGGGGTCACGTACAGAAAGGCACCCTGGGTAAGCTGACGGTGCCCGTGCTGAAGGACGCCTGTAAGCAGTTTGGGGTGAAGGTCACAGGGACCAAGAAACAGGAGCTAATAGACGCCCTGACTGCACAGCTCACCAAATGA
- the LOC115153579 gene encoding GTPase IMAP family member 4, protein MALWFWPVAYGPGLPVNMDQCDCKPDSDCTSTYCGDGSTGLWLDFNSVLTGALTVLGYLLYRFSQALPALIRWPIHLFCTLTGLSSLWGWVSHLMGTLRSLQYLLKWLSRIWRFIVASFSKLSGFTVIIQNNSGASSDSPPGTEPSPSPISIEPGLRLILTGPPGGGRTSLADALVGCSLPQVGGSLGAVMECTKRRVVVDRRELIIIDTPDLLGPSLGDSKRALETLRSLQLASPGPHAFLLVLQTPGSGDGVDQDAASATKALLELVGENATGHILIVLTHADCLGPGSTLAQLLEDDAGGLRTALYLCGQRAELVDNNPDKPVEERRELARGLLERLAEMRALRGHYTHELQKREDQVREELLMDMASVLARKLGQEY, encoded by the exons ATGGCGCTTTGGTTTTGGCCAGTAGCATACGGACCGGGTTTACCTGTTAATATGGACCAGTGCGACTGCAAACCGGACAGCGATTGTACCTCAACCTACTGTGGAGATGGTAGCACTG GTCTGTGGTTGGACTTCAACAGTGTTTTGACCGGAGCTCTCACTGTGTTGGGCTATCTCCTCTACAGATTCTCACAGG CCCTCCCAGCTCTGATAAGATGGCCCATCCATCTCTTCTGCACACTCACTG GTCTGTCCTCACTGTGGGGTTGGGTGAGCCACCTGATGGGAACTCTTCGTA GCTTACAGTACTTACTGAAGTGGCTGTCGCGTATTTGGAGGTTTATAGTTG CTTCATTCTCAAAACTCAGCGGGTTTACTGTTATCATTCAAAACAACTCTG GGGCTTCTAGTGACAGTCCCCCAGGCACAGAGCCCTCTCCCAGCCCTATTTCCATAGAGCCTGGGCTGAGGCTCATCCTTACGGGGCCTCCTGGTGGCGGTCGGACCTCCCTTGCAGATGCCCTGGTTGGCTGCAGCCTCCCTCAGGTTGGGGGGTCCCTGGGGGCTGTGATGGAGTGTACCAAGCGGAGGGTGGTGGTGGACAGGAGAGAGCTGATCATAATAGACACCCCAGACCTCCTGGGTCCATCTCTGGGTGACAGTAAGAGAGCCTTGGAGACCCTCCGCAGCCTGCAGCTGGCCAGCCCAGGCCCACATGCCTTCCTGCTGGTGCTCCAGACCCCTGGCTCTGGAGATGGGGTGGACCAGGATGCTGCTAGCGCCACCAAGGCCCTCCTGGAGCTGGTCGGCGAGAATGCCACAGGCCACATCCTCATTGTCCTCACCCATGCAGACTGTTTGGGTCCGGGCTCCACGCTAGCCCAGCTACTGGAGGATGATGCTGGAGGCCTCAGAACTGCTCTGTATCTGTGTGGTCAGAGGGCTGAGCTTGTGGACAACAACCCAGACAAgccggtggaggagaggagggagctggCGAGGGGGCTGCTGGAGAGGCTGGCAGAGATGAGGGCACTGAGGGGACACTACACCCATGAGCTGCAGAAAAGGGAGGACCAAGTCAGGGAGGAACTGCTGATGGACATGGCCTCTGTGTTGGCACGGAAACTGGGACAGGAGTATTGA
- the josd1 gene encoding josephin-1 has protein sequence MGSAPCSGKGRARGGLQDLGCIPWKLSKQKGVVARGGVGGERSDLGEHALSTPPATPPPPIYHEKQRRELCALHALNNVFQDGAAFSRDTLQDIYQRLSPSTLVTPHKKSMLGNGNYDVNVIMAALQTRGYEAVWWDKRRDVGSIALSNVTGFILNVPSNLRWGPLRLSLKRQHWIGVREVGGVYYNLDSKLRSPHTIGNPDELRKFLRYQLRGKNGELLLVVSEEVEVHQTWRSDGC, from the exons ATGGGGAGTGCTCCATGTTCCGGGAAGGGGAGGGCGAGAGGAGGGCTGCAGGACCTGGGCTGTATTCCATGGAAGCTGAGCAAGCAGAAAGGGGTGGTGGCACGGGGAGGGGtgggaggggagaggtcagacctGGGAGAGCATGCTCTCTCGACACCTCCGGCCACGCCTCCACCGCCCATCTACCACGAGAAGCAGCGGCGGGAGCTGTGTGCTCTGCATGCGCTCAATAACGTCTTCCAGGATGGGGCAGCTTTCAGCAGGGATACTCTCCAGGACATCTACCAGAG ACTTTCTCCCAGCACTCTGGTAACCCCCCACAAGAAGAGCATGCTTGGAAATGGGAACTATGACGTGAATGTCATTATGGCCGCTCTGCAGACCCGAGGATACGAGGCTGTCTGGTGGGATAAAAGAAG GGATGTGGGCAGTATTGCACTATCCAACGTAACGGGCTTCATCTTGAACGTCCCGTCCAATCTGCGCTGGGGTCCGCTGCGCCTGTCACTCAAACGCCAGCACTGGATAGGGGTGCGGGAGGTGGGCGGAGTCTATTACAACCTCGACTCCAAACTACGTAGCCCACATACCATCGGAAACCCTGATGAGctcag GAAGTTCTTGCGTTACCAGCTGAGAGGGAAAAATGGTGAGCTCCTATTGGTGGTGTCTGAGGAGGTGGAGGTCCACCAAACATGGAGGTCAGATGGCTGTTGA
- the cbx7b gene encoding chromobox protein homolog 7 isoform X1, whose amino-acid sequence MELSAIGEQVFAVESIIKKRVRKGNVEYLLKWKGWPPKYSTWEPEEHILDQRLVQAYEEKDQKDRALGYRKRGPKAKRLLLQNTIYTMDLRSAHKAPEKPPARLRLSLTRSLDSEAEDPTYGACRRSAHPHLDHHKNKPRRSQFVRLASPPGPPTPTQDPTHEDWGRREEEDEEEDMEEEEAQQDESERETEMSNGILNGQNRAEDWSSVIGSEEVTVSERSAVWNPVIGTGEVTVTDVTINSLTVTFREALAAKGFFRGWGLEF is encoded by the exons ATGGAGCTGTCAGCGATTGGTGAACAAGTGTTTGCAGTGGAATCAATAATCAAGAAAAGAGTTAGAAAG GGGAATGTGGAATATCTATTGAAGTGGAAGGGATGGCCCCCCAA ATACAGTACATGGGAACCAGAGGAGCACATCTTGGACCAGCGTCTGGTGCAGGCCTATGAGGAAAA AGACCAGAAGGACAGAGCTCTAGGGTACCGGAAGAGAGGACCCAAAGCTAAAAGGCTTCTACTACAG AACACTATTTACACCATGGATCTCCGTAGTGCCCACAAGGCGCCAGAGAAGCCTCCAGCTCGCCTACGTCTCTCCCTGACTCGCTCACTGGACTCTGAGGCAGAGGATCCGACCTACGGGGCCTGTAGACGGAGTGCGCACCCCCACCTGGACCACCACAAAAACAAACCCAGGAGGTCACAGTTCGTGCGCCTGGCCTCTCCCCCTGGTCCCCCTACCCCCACACAGGACCCCACACATGAGGActggggaaggagggaagaggaagatgaggaggaggacatggaggaggaggaagctcAACAGGATGagtcagagcgagagacagagatgtcCAACGGCATTCTGAATG gGCAGAACAGGGCAGAGGACTGGAGCTCCGTGATTGGCTCAGAGGAAGTGACCGTGTCAGAGAGGTCGGCCGTTTGGAACCCAGTGATTGGCACAGGGGAGGTGACCGTGACTGACGTCACCATAAACTCTCTCACAGTAACTTTCAGAGAGGCCTTGGCAGCCAAAGGCTTCTTCAGAGGCTGGGGCTTAGAGTTCTAG
- the cbx7b gene encoding chromobox protein homolog 7 isoform X2 → MELSAIGEQVFAVESIIKKRVRKGNVEYLLKWKGWPPKYSTWEPEEHILDQRLVQAYEEKDQKDRALGYRKRGPKAKRLLLQNTIYTMDLRSAHKAPEKPPARLRLSLTRSLDSEAEDPTYGACRRSAHPHLDHHKNKPRRSQFVRLASPPGPPTPTQDPTHEDWGRREEEDEEEDMEEEEAQQDESERETEMSNGILNVGIVQEARWADNQEHKLPDPIQTGHSKQTQGRTGQRTGAP, encoded by the exons ATGGAGCTGTCAGCGATTGGTGAACAAGTGTTTGCAGTGGAATCAATAATCAAGAAAAGAGTTAGAAAG GGGAATGTGGAATATCTATTGAAGTGGAAGGGATGGCCCCCCAA ATACAGTACATGGGAACCAGAGGAGCACATCTTGGACCAGCGTCTGGTGCAGGCCTATGAGGAAAA AGACCAGAAGGACAGAGCTCTAGGGTACCGGAAGAGAGGACCCAAAGCTAAAAGGCTTCTACTACAG AACACTATTTACACCATGGATCTCCGTAGTGCCCACAAGGCGCCAGAGAAGCCTCCAGCTCGCCTACGTCTCTCCCTGACTCGCTCACTGGACTCTGAGGCAGAGGATCCGACCTACGGGGCCTGTAGACGGAGTGCGCACCCCCACCTGGACCACCACAAAAACAAACCCAGGAGGTCACAGTTCGTGCGCCTGGCCTCTCCCCCTGGTCCCCCTACCCCCACACAGGACCCCACACATGAGGActggggaaggagggaagaggaagatgaggaggaggacatggaggaggaggaagctcAACAGGATGagtcagagcgagagacagagatgtcCAACGGCATTCTGAATG TAGGTATAGTACAGGAGGCCCGCTGGGCAGACAACCAGGAACATAAGCTCCCCGATCCCATCCAAACTGGGCACAGCAAACAGACACAA gGCAGAACAGGGCAGAGGACTGGAGCTCCGTGA
- the cbx7b gene encoding chromobox protein homolog 7 isoform X3: MELSAIGEQVFAVESIIKKRVRKGNVEYLLKWKGWPPKYSTWEPEEHILDQRLVQAYEEKDQKDRALGYRKRGPKAKRLLLQNTIYTMDLRSAHKAPEKPPARLRLSLTRSLDSEAEDPTYGACRRSAHPHLDHHKNKPRRSQFVRLASPPGPPTPTQDPTHEDWGRREEEDEEEDMEEEEAQQDESERETEMSNGILNGIVQEARWADNQEHKLPDPIQTGHSKQTQGRTGQRTGAP; this comes from the exons ATGGAGCTGTCAGCGATTGGTGAACAAGTGTTTGCAGTGGAATCAATAATCAAGAAAAGAGTTAGAAAG GGGAATGTGGAATATCTATTGAAGTGGAAGGGATGGCCCCCCAA ATACAGTACATGGGAACCAGAGGAGCACATCTTGGACCAGCGTCTGGTGCAGGCCTATGAGGAAAA AGACCAGAAGGACAGAGCTCTAGGGTACCGGAAGAGAGGACCCAAAGCTAAAAGGCTTCTACTACAG AACACTATTTACACCATGGATCTCCGTAGTGCCCACAAGGCGCCAGAGAAGCCTCCAGCTCGCCTACGTCTCTCCCTGACTCGCTCACTGGACTCTGAGGCAGAGGATCCGACCTACGGGGCCTGTAGACGGAGTGCGCACCCCCACCTGGACCACCACAAAAACAAACCCAGGAGGTCACAGTTCGTGCGCCTGGCCTCTCCCCCTGGTCCCCCTACCCCCACACAGGACCCCACACATGAGGActggggaaggagggaagaggaagatgaggaggaggacatggaggaggaggaagctcAACAGGATGagtcagagcgagagacagagatgtcCAACGGCATTCTGAATG GTATAGTACAGGAGGCCCGCTGGGCAGACAACCAGGAACATAAGCTCCCCGATCCCATCCAAACTGGGCACAGCAAACAGACACAA gGCAGAACAGGGCAGAGGACTGGAGCTCCGTGA